The genomic DNA TGATGTGCGGAATGTTGTCGAGCATGAGACGGCTGATGGCGATGGTGCGGAGTTCTTCCAGTCCGGTCAGCGGATTCTTGATGTCGAGCTGGCTGTTCTCTGTCAGGAACGGCAGGGGAATGAAGCAGGTGTATCCTCCGCCACGATCCTGGCTTTCGCGCAGGCGGATCAGGTGATCGATACGGTCTTCCTTGGATTCGATATGCCCGAACAGCATGGTGCAGTTGGTCTTCAGGCCGAGGGAGTGCGCTTCCTCGTGAATGGCGAGCCATTCGTCTGCCGTGGATTTTTTGGGGCATATCTGCTCCCGCACTGCGGGGGCGAATATTTCAGCGCCGCCACCGGGCAGCATGTCGAGTCCGGCTTCCTTGAGGCGGATCAGCACTTCCTTGGTCGAGATGCCTTCAATCGCTGCGAAGTGGGCGATTTCCACTGCGGTAAAGCATTTGAGGACAACACCGGGAAGCTGGGCCTTGATGGCGCGGAGGAGGTCGGAAAAGTATTCAAGCTCCAATCGGGGATGACAACCGCCGACAATGTGGATTTCCTGCGGCTTCAGCGCGGCAGTGACGATCTTTGCGAGCGCGTCGTCCACATTGAGCACGAATGCGCCTTTCTGGCCTTCTTCACGCTGGTAGGCGCAGAAGGTGCATCCGTTGACGCAGACATTGGTGTAGTTGATGTGCTGATTGACCACGTAATAGGCCGTGTCGCCGTGCATTCGTGTCCTGACATGATGTGCCAGTGCTCCCACGGCCAGCGGTTCGGGACAGTCGTACAGGCGGAGTCCGTCCTCAAAGGAGAGGCGTTCGCCGTTCAGGACTTTCGCGTGGATATCCTTGAGGTCCAGATTGTCGTAAAAATCGGATCGCAGCAGTTGCATGTATTTCTCCTGTGTCAGGATGAAGTGCTCAGGCCGTTTCGGAGAAGGTCCGTCACGGCGCGGGCTTTGGTTTCAAGTGTCAGTCCTGCCGGTTCGATGCCTGCGTCAAGTGAGGGGACGGCGTGGCTTTGAAGGAATCGGTCCAGAACCGAATGAAGGTTGAAAACTGTTGTTTCGATATCAAGGTCGTCTCGAAGCTGGCCTGTTTTCACGCCGTCCATGACGAGTTGTCGAAGATACTTGGCGTGAGCCTTGCGGATTTCACCGAGAAATTTTTCCCGGAGCGGAAAGTTTTCCTGAAAAAGCATTTTAAGGTATATTCGGTAAATGTACGGATGTGCGTCAATGAAGGCTCCGCTTGCCAGAAAGCTTTTTTCGATGCGTTCGAAAAAGTTACAGTCGGACGTGTCGCGGATTTCCTTGAGTGGTTTCTTGAACTGCGAAACCGCATGTCCGAAAAGATATTCGAACAGTTTTTCCTTGTTGCCGAAATATTTGAACAGCGACCCTTTGGCGATCCCCAGACGGCCCACGATGCGGTTGACGCTCGCCTGATGGTAGCCGTGATCTGCGAATTCGCGTGTCGCTTCGGCCAATACGCGTTCGCGTTTTTCGTTGGGAAGATTTTCAAATGTTTTTCGGGCTTGCGGCATGCAACAGTTCCTTGCTCTTTCGGGTCGGCTTCGTTAATAGTGACCAGGTGGTCACCATGTGTATCCATGCCAGCATTTTCTGTCAAGTGTGGTATGGAAATACAATAAATCAAGTGAGATATGATGCCTAATACGATTACTCTCGGCTATTCGCCTTGTCCGAACGATACATACATTTTTCATGGGCTGGCTTCCGGTGTCGTTTCCGCCCCGGCAAAGTTGGAAATTACGCTTGCAGATGTGGAAGAATTGAACGCCATGGCGAGCAATGGGCGTTTTGATGTCGTCAAGGTTTCCGTGGCCGCTGCTGCCGGGATTCTGGATGATTACGTTCTGCTGCGCGCAGGCGGTGCCATGGGGTATGGTGCGGGGCCGGTGCTTGTTGCCGGGGAAGCGTGCGACTTGGCGTCCCTTGATGGAAAGGCGGTCGCTATTCCGGGACGGAAAACCACGGCCAATCTCATTTTCGGCCTGTGCTGCCGCGAGGCCGGTATCAATGTCGAGTTGAAGGAAATGGTGTTTGACGAAGTCATGCCTGCGGTCGCGTCCGGAGAGGTCGCTGCCGGAGTCGTCATTCATGAAGGCCGTTTTACCTTTCGGGAGCAGGGCATGGTCCGCGTGCTTGATCTGGGGGCGTGGTGGGAGAAGCACACCGGGTTGCCTATCCCGCTCGGTGCCATCGCAGTCAGGCGATCCCTTGGGGAAGATTTTGCGCGTTCAATGAATGAGGCCATTCGTCAAAGCCTGCTTCATGCGCGTGGAGATTTTGATGGTCCATGGGAGTACATCCGGCAGCACGCGCAGGAATTGGATGATGCGGTCATTCGTGAACATATTGATACGTTCGTGACCGACTATAGCCTTGACGTCGGAGAAGCCGGAGTCGGGGCCGTCAAGCGGTTGCTCGGCGAGGCCGGATGGTCCGGGAACGATGTCTTTGTAGAACTGTAGCGTCCGGCTATCCGGCAGCTTTTTTGTCCTGGCTGATGTACACTCCGGCGAGGACGATGGCCGAGGCCGCGTACTGAATCCAGTTGAGACGTTCGTTGAGGAACAGCCAGCCCAGTATCAGGGTGATGACCGGAATGAGGTTCACGAAGGCCGACGCCTGATTGGCCGGGATTTTGGTCATGCCGTAGTTATAGAGTCCATAGGCTCCGAGCGTGATGAATACGCCGAGGTAGAGTATGGATGCCACGCCCGGAATGCTGAATGTCGTGGGGAGTGTTGTCGAGGGCAGGAAGAGGAGCGGGAAATAGAAGAGTGACCCGACAAAGGCCTGCACCATGGTGAGGAACCACGGGCTGTATCGGTTGCTGAGTTTCTTGAGGGTGACCATGTAGCCCACGGCACAGACCATGGCCATGAATTCGAGAAAGTTGCCGAGAAGTGGATCTGGGGCAGTGGCGGTCGCTTCGGCGGCCAGTGAAAGGATCACGGCACCGGCCATGGCGATAATGAAGCCGGACAGGGTGCGTCGTGTGACATGTTCTCCAAGGACAAAGCGGGCAACCACCGCAACCATGAGCGGCAGCAGGGCACAGATCATTCCGGCCTGCGAGGCTTCTGTGTATGTGAGAGCGAGGGCCTCGAATACAAAGTAGAAGCCCGGTTCACAGACGCCCATGAAGACGAGCAGTTTCCAGTCGCCTGGCTTGTAATCGATGCGGCGCAGTTTCTTGAAGACGAGCAGGAAGCAGATTGAGGCGGTTATCATGCGTCCGAATATTACGACCATAGGGTCGAAATGGGTGAATGCGATTTTGAGGACGACGAATGAGCTGGCCCAGAGAGTAACGGCTGCCCAGAGTGCGAAAAACGCCTTGCTTTTGCCTTGTGTTGTCACAGATTGCTCCTTTTTATGACCGGGAAGACGTATTTACCACCAAAGGCGTGGGCTTGAAATGACTATTTTTTACTCGGTCCAGACGGGAAACGAATGGATTTTTGACCAAATGTCTTGGGGAATCGGACGGTTTCCCGATGCCCTTGGGAGGGGGCATCTTTCAAGGAAATAAAAAAAGCCCCGGAGAACCGGGGCTTTGAGCGGTGTTCTCTCTTCCGTTGCTCTAGTGAGGGCAAACGGCAAGGACGTTGACAGGTTTGTATCCGTTGGCTGGATCTTCTGCGTAGCGGCAGCCGAGGTGGGAGTCGTCACGCTTGTGAGCGATATCCTTTTCGGAGCCGAGATAGAAAGGACAACTGTTGTTGTTGCAGATCAGGATAACTCCCCAGCCAGTCTCGGGCGGGGTGAGCCAAGGCTCCATGAGCTTGCCGCAGTGCGGACAGTCGTGATCCTCGAGTTCGGTAACAATTCCGGCGTATTCATGAATAACCATGATGTCTCCTTTTCCGGCTCGTGTACGCCGGTTTTCTATCATTATTTTGTGAAGATAATCCCGTTGTCGTCCGCGTCAAGGGGCGGAGATCAATTTTCCGCTGGCGGAGGAAGCTGGCGGAGAAGCTTGAACAGGGCGCGGGAGTCCTTTGGCGGTTTCCCTTTGGCTTTTTCCCGCCGTGCGCCGAGAACGAGCTGGCGCAGTCGCTGGCCTTGGTCCGGGTATGTGTCGAAAAGTTCCTGTAGGAGTGTGTCGTCTCCGTCGATCAGTTGCTCCCGGACTTTTTCGAGACGGTGAAACTCGGCGGTCTTGATGGTATGCCCTGCCTTGGCTGCTTCAACGATTTCACTGACATGAGTGGTGTCGAAAGTACGCATCAGTTTGCCCACATACTGCATGTGGCGTCGCCGCGCTTCATGCTTGGTGAGTTTCTTGATGAGCAGCAGGGCCTTTTCCACATCCGCCGGAAGACCTGCTTCCTTGATGACCTTGTCCCCGAGGGCTGCGAGGTTCGCGCCGAGTTGCTGGAGCGCATGCATTTCGCGCTTGAGCTGTGAGCGGCTCGGGCCTTCCTCGACTTCGTCGAATTCTTCGGGACGATAGAGATCGCGTTTTTGTTTTTTTGCCATTATTTGTCTTTCAGTCCGGCATGGGCCAGATCATGTTCGAGTTCTGAGTAGATATCCTGAACCGCTTTGGTCATGGCTATGACCAGTGCCTGCGGATCAGGTTCGGCCAAGGGTTCCCGGCGGGAGTAGTCCTTGGAGAAGACTATGTCGTTTTCCGCTGTGGATTCATCTACAATGAATATTTGCAGTTTCACTACAGCGGCGGGCGTCTCGCCGGAGTAGTCTCCATACAGGGCGTTGACCGTGCCCTCAAGCGTATAGGTCGGTACGACCATGCTGCCCGGTTCGATGATATTCGAGAACTGGCCCGATGCACTGAGCCATTTTCTCAGCTCCGAGGTCAGCATGTTGCCGGGAGCGACGAAGTACATGTTGTAGAAGTCCGATTCAATGCGCCCGTCCGCCATCTGGTAGATGAGTTCTCGGGAGTTGTACAGGTCGGAAGTCGACATGCGGCGCACCTTGAGTACGATATCGCTCGCAGGCGGAGTGGCCGTCTCGTCGCGTACCGGGGAGATTCGGTAGAATTTCTTGTCGATGGGCTTGCCGCCGAGCTTGACGCAGGCTGTGGCGGCAAGGGCCACTGTCAGCATGAATATGATGAGTTGGACTTTTTTCATGATACTACCTTAGTTGCTTTCCGGTTGGGCCTGACTTGGCGGTTTGCCGAAGAATACGCCGGACGGGTATCGCTTGGCGTCTCCGCTGAGTTCCTTGATATTCTGCATGACTTCGCGAGTGTCTTCAAGGATGCTGTGGATATTGGATTCCTCGCTTGCGACGACCGCGTTGAGGCGGTTGGCGAGGGCGTGTACCTTGGCGATGGCTGCTGACATGTCGTGCGATGCGCGGGTGATGTTCTCCAGTGTGGGAGCCAGATCGGACATGGCCTTGTCCATGCGCGGATCGCCCAGATTCTTGGCCAGAACGTCGGCGGCTGTCTTGAAGCTGGCGATGGCACCCCGTGCTTCTTTCGCGGCCCCGATGATGTCGTCACCTGATTCAGTGACGATTCTGTTGATGCCCGCGATGGCTCCGGCTGTTTCCGGAATGAGTGATTCGGCAGCCGGGTCGGCAAGAAGATCATTGGTTCGGGCCAGTGCCTTTTTCGTCTCTTCAAGTATGCCCAGAATCCGGTTGCCCGCCTCTTGTCCGCCTTCTGTCTTCATGAAATTGTCGATGCTGCCTACAATGGATTTCACATCCTTGATGATGCCCTCGATATCTTCCTGCTTGATGCTGCCGACGGTTTTACTGATGGTCGTGATGGCTTTTTCGATGCGACTCATGGTGCTCGGTTCCGAGGGGATGTAGGCGTAATCCGGTGTCCAGTCCACTTTGAGTGTCTTGTCGTTTTCCGGGCCTGCATAAACGAGGTTCAGGAAAAGCTGGCCGGTCAGGCCGAGGGTGGTGGGCAGAACCCGAAGGCCTCGTTTTACTTCCTTGCCTATCTCCTCTTTGAAGTTGTCATTATCGAATTCCTTGAAAAGGTCTTGATTGATGTCACATGTGACATAGACATACCGTTGACCGTTTTCATGAATGTTTTTGTAGTGATTGCCGACGAAGTCGATGTTTGCGACACGCCCGATCTGAACCCCTCGCAGTTTGACCGGCGAGCCGATCTCAAGCCCGTTGATGGATTCGTCGAAGTAGGTTTCGATAGTGTATGTCGTTGTGAAATAGCGTCCCGCGCCAAGCACTATGATGACCGCCGCGAGCATGCAGGTGCCGATGATCACGAAGAGGCCCAGTTTGAAATAGTCGTGTTTTCGTATCATGTCATGTTCCTTGTTTCGTGACGGGATGTTCGGTTGTGTCCGTGGGCTTCAGCGATGGCATACGGTGAAAGAACCGTTTGACGAAAACATCGTCCGAAGTGTCGCGAAGCACTTTGGGATCGCCTTCGGCGACGATCTTTTTCACATCCTTGTCGAGCATGATGACCCGGTCTGCCGTTTTATAGATGCTGTCAAGTTCATGGGTGACGATGACGAACGTAATGCCCAGTGTCTTCGAGAGTTTGAGGATGAGTTCATCCAGTTCGGCAGAGGAAATGGGGTCCAGTCCCGCTCCCGGTTCGTCGAGGAAAAGTATCTGTGGATCAAGCGCCATGGCACGGGCGATGGCAGCACGCTTCTTCATGCCGCCGCTTAGGGCCGCAGGCAGTTTGTACATGGCGTTTTCCAGATTGACCATGGCGAGTTTCGATTTGGCGATCATGGTCATGGCTTCATGCGGGAGGTCGGTGAATTCTTCAAGCGGAAGCATGACGTTCTGGAGGAGCGACATGGAACCGAAGAGAGCGCCCATCTGGTACATTACGCCGAATTTTCGGATGATCCGGTCCCGTTGGTCCCCCTGAGCGTTGGTGAGTTCGTCGTCGTCGAAAAAGACCTGTCCCGCCATGGGCTCGTACAGGCCGATCATGTTTTTGAGCAGGGTGCTTTTGCCGCAGCCAGATCCGCCGAGAATGATGAACACCTCACCCGGCATGACGTCGAAACTGACGTCATCGACAACAACTGTGTCGTCATACCCGCAGGTGAGGTTGCGTACTTTTATGACCGGCTGGGCTTCATTCATGTCTTCTACCTATATGCCGAGGTAGTAATAGATTACGGCGAAAATGCCATCGGCAAAGGCGATCATGACGATACCGGAAACCACCGCGCTTGTCGTGGACATGCCGACTGCGCTAGCACCGCTGCGGGTTTGCATTCCTCGCAGGCAGCCGACTCCGGCCACGAGGACGGCAAAAACCAGCCCCTTGAGCATGCCGCTGAAAAAACCGGCGAAATTCAGGTAGGTGAAAACCCGTGAAGTGAAGGTGACGAGCGGGAATCCCATGGAGAGCATAACGACCGCACCGCCGATCAGGCTGGCAAAGTTGAAGAAGATAATCATCAGCGGGACCATGGTCAGGGAAGACAGGAGTTTGGGTACGACGAGAAAGCGCATGGGGGAAAGCCCCATGGTGGTCAGTGCGTCCAGTTCCTCGTTGATCTTCATGGTGCCGATTTCGGCAGCAAAGGCCGACCCGGAGCGGGCAGCCAGCAGGATTGCCGTGACGAGCGGCCCCATTTCCCGGAACATGACCAGTCCGAGCATGTTGGGCACGAAAATTTCTCCGCCGAAGCGTTGTAGTGTGATGGCTGACTGAAACGACATAATGAGACCCATCAGGAATCCGATGAGCACGATGATGAACAGGGAATCCACGCCCACGGCGAGGCAGGAGAGCAGGACATCCTTCCATCGCACCTTGCCCGGGTGTCGGATGGTTTCGCAGATGATGGTGGTCGCCTCTCCCGTGAAGGCGATCATTTCGCGGATGCCGTTCAGCACTTCACCTGTGGCGGCACCGAGAGCTTCGGTCAGTCCCCGGCGGTCCTTGGCCAGATCTTCCCAGTCCGGGTAATCCCGATCCCACGTCAGTTCCACGAGCTGCTTGTAGTCGTCGCGAAGATTGTGCAGTTCAAACGATGCACCGGAATGATGCGCTTCTTCCCGCAGTTTGAGCAGCAGGGCGACACCGGCACCGTCCATGTATTCGATGTGGGAACAGTCGGCCTCGGCATGCCGGAATCCCCCTTGGCGTATCGTCGCCACAGCCCGGTCCCAGACATGTGTGGTTCCGGGGGCATCCAGGTGTCCTTGAATGCTCAGACGCAGGGTATCGCCGGCAACCGTCGCATTAACGTTTGCGTCGAGGTGGGGAGAAGGTGGTGTCTGATGCGCCAAGATGCTCTCCGTTTTCATTCATGTTGCAGGCGATGAGGTTAGTGAAGCCGATTGGCAAATATATCGAAGGTTTCACCAAATGGGAAGTCGCGAGCATGATTAGTTTATTGAATGTAATAGGGGGAGTTGACAAAAACAAAAAAGAATAATATTTCTTTTAAGCATGAATAACAGAAAGATTGACGAATTAGATCTTAAAATCCTGAAGATACTTCAGGAGGACGGCAAAGTCTCCAATGCTGAAATCGCACGAAAGGTCGGCAAGGCTCCGTCCGCCGTTCTTGAACGGGTGCGTAAGCTGCGGAAAAACGGCGTCATCAAGGGCTATGAATGCATCGTTGACCACAAGATTCTTGGACGCGGGCTGACTGCGTTCACTGCCATTCGCGTGGAAGAAGGTGTCGGGGCAACCGAAGTCGGGGAAAAACTCGCTCAGTTGCCGGAAGTCCTTGAGGTGCATTACACCGCCGGACGTGATTCCTACCTGGTCAAGGTCCGTGTTGAGGACACAGAGGCGCTTCAGGCGGTTCTGGCCAAGTTCGGAACCATTGCTGCGGTACGGGATACCAATTCAACCATCGTGCTGACCACGGTCAAGGAGTCGCGCATCATTCCGCTTCCGTTTTCTGAAGACCAAGATTAATCCAAGGAGTTTCCGATGACTACTGAAATCTCCTCTCTGGACCCGAAGATCATTTCTCGGGGCAGGGAGTTTTTCGCTTCCATATCCGGCGAGTCCCCATCAGTGTTCAACAAAGGCTGGTGGACCGGCAAGGTCATGGACTGGTCCATGAAAAACGAGGACTTCAAAGTCCAGATGTTTCGGTTTGTCGATGTTCTTCCTTATCTGAACACCTCGGAATCTCTGTCTCGTCATATTGAGGAGTATTTCGCCGGGGAGGATTCCAATATCCCCGACGTACTCAAGTGGGGAGCGACCAAGACCAAGATCGGCGGCGGGCTTGTGGCCAAGGTGCTCAACAAGACCATTCGTTCCAACATCGAATCCATGGCCCGTCAGTTCATCATCGGTCAGGTCTCCAAGGAAGCGGTCAAGGGCATCAAGAAGCTTCGCAAGGACGGATTTGCATTCGTGCTTGATCTGCTCGGTGAAGCCACGGTCAGTGAAGTGGAATCCGCTGCCTATCGTGACGGCTATCTTGAAGTGCTTGACGCCATTGAAAAGGAATATGGCAAGTGGAAACCGCTGGACGGCGGTTCCGGTGACCTCGACTGGGGACATGCGCCCAAGGTGAATGTCGCGGTGAAGCCTTCGGCCTTTTACTCCCAGTCCAAGTCGGTCGATCTGGATGGCACGGCAGAAGGCATGATGGCGAGCATCGAGCCTGTCTACAAGAAAGTCATGTCCATGGGCGGTTTCATGTGCATCGACATGGAGGCCTTGAAATACAAGGACGCCACGGTCGAACTGTTCAAGCGGTTGCGTACCAAATATCCAGAATATCCGCATCTCGGAATTGTGTTTCAGGCGTACTTGCGGTCCGTTGACGACGATGTGCGTGGCCTGCTCGACTGGGCGCGTGAAAAGGATCTGCCCATTTCCATTCGTCTGGTCAAGGGAGCTTACTGGGATTACGAGACCGTCCTTGCCAAGCAGAACGCATGGCCCGTGCCGGTCTGGACGCACAAGCCGGAATCGGACATGGCCTTTGAGCGTGTGTCCAAGATGATTCTTGAAAACAACGACATCTGCCATTTCGCCTGCGCGTCACATAATATCCGTTCTATTTCCGCAGTTCAGGAAATTGCCACTGAACTGAAGGTGCCTGAGGAAAAGTATGAATTCCAGGTGCTCTACGGCATGGCTGAACCCGTTCGCAAAGGGCTCAAGAATGTAGCCAAACGTGTCCGGCTATACTGCCCCTATGGTGATCTGCTGCCGGGTATGGCGTATCTCGTGCGCCGGTTGCTTGAAAACACGGCCAACGAGTCCTTCCTCAAGCAGACTTTTGCTGACGAGGCGGACATGGACCGGCTGCTTGAAAATCCGGAAGCGACACTGCGCCGTCAGCTTGAAGACAAATGTCAGAAGCCTGAACCGAAAGAGGGATTGCCCCGGTTCAACAATTTCCCGGCTGTGGATTTCACCCTTGAAGCCGAGCGCAAGGCATTCCCGGCATCCATTGCAAAGGTCCGTGAGAATCTTGGCCGCAAAATCCCGCTCTACATCAATGGGCGCGAAGTGGAAACGAGCGACACCCTCGATTCTTACAACCCGGCCAAGCCTGAAGAGATCATCGGCACAGTCTGTCAGGCCGGTGTTGGGGACGTTGACCGTGCCATCGAGGCCGCGTCAGATGCCTACCTGAGCTGGCGTGACGTTGCCCCGGAAGAGCGTGCCAATATTCTTCTCAAGGCTTCGCAGTATCTCAAGGACAATATCCACGATTTGTCCGCGCTTCAGGTTCTTGAAGTCGGCAAGCAGTGGGATCAGGCCCATGCCGATGTGGCCGAGGCTATCGATTTCCTCGAATATTACGCCCGCGAGATGATCCGTCTGGGCAAGCCCCGCCGCATGGGACATGCTCCCGGCGAAATGAGCCACCTCTTTTATCAGGGCAAGGGGGTCGCTGCGGTTATCGCGCCGTGGAACTTCCCGCTCGCCATCTCCGTGGGCATGGTTTCCGCCGCGATCGTTTCCGGCTGCCCCGTGGTGTACAAGCCCGCCGGTCTTTCTTCCTGTGTCGGCAACGGATTGACTGAAATGTGGAAGGCCGCGGGTCTGCCTGACGGTGTGTTCAACTACATCCCGGGCCGTGGTTCGATCATGGGTGACTACCTTGTGGATCATCCGCAGGTCTCGGTTATCGCGTTTACCGGGTCCATGGAAGTCGGCCTGCGTATTCAGGAGCGTGCGGCCAAGTTGCAGCCCGGTCAGCGTCAGTGCAAGCGGGTCATTGCGGAAATGGGTGGCAAGAACGCCACTATTATCGACGATGATGCCGATCTTGACGAGGCCGTGCTCGGCGTATTGTATGCCGCTTTCGGCTTTCAAGGGCAGAAGTGTTCAGCATGCTCCCGCGTCATTGTTCTTGATTCCATCTATGACAGGTTTGTCGAGCGTTTGACCGAGGCCGCCGAGTCGGTCAAGCTCGGACCTTCCGAAAATCCTGCCAATTACATGGGGCCGGTCGTGGACAAGGGGGCACAGGAAAACGTGCTTCGTTACGTCAGGATTGCCGAAGAAGAAGGCAATGTACTCGTCAAGCGTGAGGTCTCTGATGATCTCAAGGCTACCGGCGGTTGCTACGTGCCGCTGACTATTGTTGACGGCATTACCAGCGATCATCGCATTGCACAGGAAGAGGTCTTCGGGCCTGTTCTGTCCGTCATGCGCGCTGCCGACATGGATGAAGCGCTTGATATCGCCAACTCCACCAAGTTCGCTCTTACAGGTGCCATTTATTCCCGCAGTCCGCGTAATCTGGAACGGGCATACAACGAGTTCCGCGTCGGCAACCTCTACCTGAACAAACCGTCTGTCGGCGCGCTTGTCGAGCGTCACGCATTCGGTGGATTCCAGATGTCCGGTGTCGGCTCGAAATCCGGTGGCCCTGATTATCTGCTCCAGTTCATGGACCCCCGTCTGGTCTGTGAGAACACCATGCGTCGTGGCTTTGCCCCCATCGAAGAAGATGATGACTGGCTGAGCTAGATGTAAGAAAACATGAGAAAAGCCCTGACAGAAAATACTCTGTCAGGGCTTTTTTTTATGAATGAATCAGGCGGAGTTTTTTGTTCCTAAAGCGGCAACTCCATGGTGTGCCACTGTGCTCCGCCGTGTGTGGACTCGGAGACTCCGCAGTCCTGAAAGCCGTGGCTGGCGTAATAGGGGATGAGATCCTCCTTGCACAGGAGCATGACCTTGCTTTTTCCCATGTCGTGTGCCTGCTTGACGAAACTGTTGAGCAGTCTGCCGCCGATGCCTTTCTTCCTGTATTCCGGCAGGACCGAGAGCGAGAAGATGACGATGTTCTCACCTTCGGGATCGTGTCCGATGAGCTGCTTGAATTCTTCGTCTGAAATATCGTCTTTGCTCGTGGAACCGCTGTTCACCTGCCCGATGACTTCCCCTTCGTATTCGGCGACAAGGAAGCCTTCCGGGTAATGGTTGATGCGGTTTTCAAGAGATGTTGTCCAAGCTGCCTCGCAGGGCGGAAAGCTGCGGACTTCGATGGTATGGCAGGCGGTGAGGTCGTCATGCTCGACCATGCGGATTGTGAGTTCTGTCATTGTATTAGTCCAATTCTACGCCTTCAAGGGCGGCTTCGAGTGTTTCCCAACGCTC from uncultured Pseudodesulfovibrio sp. includes the following:
- the mqnE gene encoding aminofutalosine synthase MqnE; amino-acid sequence: MQLLRSDFYDNLDLKDIHAKVLNGERLSFEDGLRLYDCPEPLAVGALAHHVRTRMHGDTAYYVVNQHINYTNVCVNGCTFCAYQREEGQKGAFVLNVDDALAKIVTAALKPQEIHIVGGCHPRLELEYFSDLLRAIKAQLPGVVLKCFTAVEIAHFAAIEGISTKEVLIRLKEAGLDMLPGGGAEIFAPAVREQICPKKSTADEWLAIHEEAHSLGLKTNCTMLFGHIESKEDRIDHLIRLRESQDRGGGYTCFIPLPFLTENSQLDIKNPLTGLEELRTIAISRLMLDNIPHIKAYWVMLGVKQAQAALKFGADDFDGTVVEEKIGHEAGATSEQGMTRNELEEMIRGCGCTPVERDGFFNEV
- a CDS encoding TetR/AcrR family transcriptional regulator — translated: MPQARKTFENLPNEKRERVLAEATREFADHGYHQASVNRIVGRLGIAKGSLFKYFGNKEKLFEYLFGHAVSQFKKPLKEIRDTSDCNFFERIEKSFLASGAFIDAHPYIYRIYLKMLFQENFPLREKFLGEIRKAHAKYLRQLVMDGVKTGQLRDDLDIETTVFNLHSVLDRFLQSHAVPSLDAGIEPAGLTLETKARAVTDLLRNGLSTSS
- a CDS encoding 1,4-dihydroxy-6-naphthoate synthase — its product is MPNTITLGYSPCPNDTYIFHGLASGVVSAPAKLEITLADVEELNAMASNGRFDVVKVSVAAAAGILDDYVLLRAGGAMGYGAGPVLVAGEACDLASLDGKAVAIPGRKTTANLIFGLCCREAGINVELKEMVFDEVMPAVASGEVAAGVVIHEGRFTFREQGMVRVLDLGAWWEKHTGLPIPLGAIAVRRSLGEDFARSMNEAIRQSLLHARGDFDGPWEYIRQHAQELDDAVIREHIDTFVTDYSLDVGEAGVGAVKRLLGEAGWSGNDVFVEL
- a CDS encoding DMT family transporter; its protein translation is MTTQGKSKAFFALWAAVTLWASSFVVLKIAFTHFDPMVVIFGRMITASICFLLVFKKLRRIDYKPGDWKLLVFMGVCEPGFYFVFEALALTYTEASQAGMICALLPLMVAVVARFVLGEHVTRRTLSGFIIAMAGAVILSLAAEATATAPDPLLGNFLEFMAMVCAVGYMVTLKKLSNRYSPWFLTMVQAFVGSLFYFPLLFLPSTTLPTTFSIPGVASILYLGVFITLGAYGLYNYGMTKIPANQASAFVNLIPVITLILGWLFLNERLNWIQYAASAIVLAGVYISQDKKAAG
- the yjgA gene encoding ribosome biogenesis factor YjgA, producing MAKKQKRDLYRPEEFDEVEEGPSRSQLKREMHALQQLGANLAALGDKVIKEAGLPADVEKALLLIKKLTKHEARRRHMQYVGKLMRTFDTTHVSEIVEAAKAGHTIKTAEFHRLEKVREQLIDGDDTLLQELFDTYPDQGQRLRQLVLGARREKAKGKPPKDSRALFKLLRQLPPPAEN
- a CDS encoding ABC-type transport auxiliary lipoprotein family protein — encoded protein: MKKVQLIIFMLTVALAATACVKLGGKPIDKKFYRISPVRDETATPPASDIVLKVRRMSTSDLYNSRELIYQMADGRIESDFYNMYFVAPGNMLTSELRKWLSASGQFSNIIEPGSMVVPTYTLEGTVNALYGDYSGETPAAVVKLQIFIVDESTAENDIVFSKDYSRREPLAEPDPQALVIAMTKAVQDIYSELEHDLAHAGLKDK
- a CDS encoding MlaD family protein, with the translated sequence MIRKHDYFKLGLFVIIGTCMLAAVIIVLGAGRYFTTTYTIETYFDESINGLEIGSPVKLRGVQIGRVANIDFVGNHYKNIHENGQRYVYVTCDINQDLFKEFDNDNFKEEIGKEVKRGLRVLPTTLGLTGQLFLNLVYAGPENDKTLKVDWTPDYAYIPSEPSTMSRIEKAITTISKTVGSIKQEDIEGIIKDVKSIVGSIDNFMKTEGGQEAGNRILGILEETKKALARTNDLLADPAAESLIPETAGAIAGINRIVTESGDDIIGAAKEARGAIASFKTAADVLAKNLGDPRMDKAMSDLAPTLENITRASHDMSAAIAKVHALANRLNAVVASEESNIHSILEDTREVMQNIKELSGDAKRYPSGVFFGKPPSQAQPESN
- a CDS encoding ATP-binding cassette domain-containing protein, producing the protein MNEAQPVIKVRNLTCGYDDTVVVDDVSFDVMPGEVFIILGGSGCGKSTLLKNMIGLYEPMAGQVFFDDDELTNAQGDQRDRIIRKFGVMYQMGALFGSMSLLQNVMLPLEEFTDLPHEAMTMIAKSKLAMVNLENAMYKLPAALSGGMKKRAAIARAMALDPQILFLDEPGAGLDPISSAELDELILKLSKTLGITFVIVTHELDSIYKTADRVIMLDKDVKKIVAEGDPKVLRDTSDDVFVKRFFHRMPSLKPTDTTEHPVTKQGT
- a CDS encoding ABC transporter permease, which codes for MAHQTPPSPHLDANVNATVAGDTLRLSIQGHLDAPGTTHVWDRAVATIRQGGFRHAEADCSHIEYMDGAGVALLLKLREEAHHSGASFELHNLRDDYKQLVELTWDRDYPDWEDLAKDRRGLTEALGAATGEVLNGIREMIAFTGEATTIICETIRHPGKVRWKDVLLSCLAVGVDSLFIIVLIGFLMGLIMSFQSAITLQRFGGEIFVPNMLGLVMFREMGPLVTAILLAARSGSAFAAEIGTMKINEELDALTTMGLSPMRFLVVPKLLSSLTMVPLMIIFFNFASLIGGAVVMLSMGFPLVTFTSRVFTYLNFAGFFSGMLKGLVFAVLVAGVGCLRGMQTRSGASAVGMSTTSAVVSGIVMIAFADGIFAVIYYYLGI
- a CDS encoding Lrp/AsnC family transcriptional regulator — translated: MNNRKIDELDLKILKILQEDGKVSNAEIARKVGKAPSAVLERVRKLRKNGVIKGYECIVDHKILGRGLTAFTAIRVEEGVGATEVGEKLAQLPEVLEVHYTAGRDSYLVKVRVEDTEALQAVLAKFGTIAAVRDTNSTIVLTTVKESRIIPLPFSEDQD